The following coding sequences lie in one Aquipuribacter nitratireducens genomic window:
- a CDS encoding TIM barrel protein: MTSKGELVRSVATASMGDDLPRRLEAAARAGFAAVELRERDFISCSRGPEALARYARTVGVDIDAYQPFVLRPEEAPDTLRRRATAKLDLTAALGARCLVVHVPSAASGSAGGALEDLAGLAAQRGVQLAVRPQDGLRGWEELIALMRQLDDHVRLCLTSDAWLAGLIDLDAFPTELVGGVQLSGIPLFSLNAGPAAPAPEAGIVQLVASLVHRGYVGPLTVEAVNDLDEGRHADRGAADAMRLLLTIEDQARKQLTDGAAGEPRVARSLSEVPVAPEPTGFAFVELATDEGGSGLAGAALRQLGFVPGGRHRTKPVQRWTQGEASVLVTTERGRSPRGSVAVGALGVESPDPAGASRRARHLRAYPHHRQRAGDEADIPLFASPDGSSLLFCRPAGEAGSWVHDFTANVLEGAIPPDTEGLGVLGVDHVALVVDRDRFDEAVLFYRSVVGLTADVLVELPSSSRAARSRALCTGDRSLRLVLNARRTGADGDSPAPEHVAFSCRDVVAAGKELRRRSGGFFLRVPDNYYDDLLVRSSLAPDRVEELRDAGVLFDEDSTGQFLHLFTPLVGDRLFLELVQRLDGYDGYGAPNTPIRTAAHRVRAG; the protein is encoded by the coding sequence GTGACGAGCAAGGGCGAGCTGGTGCGGTCGGTGGCGACCGCCTCGATGGGTGACGACCTGCCACGGCGACTGGAGGCCGCGGCTCGGGCGGGCTTCGCCGCCGTCGAGCTAAGAGAGCGCGACTTCATCTCCTGCTCACGAGGACCTGAGGCGCTCGCCCGGTACGCGCGGACGGTCGGCGTGGACATCGACGCCTACCAGCCCTTCGTGCTGCGGCCGGAGGAGGCGCCGGACACGCTACGCCGTCGGGCCACCGCGAAGCTCGACCTGACGGCCGCGCTCGGTGCCCGGTGCCTCGTGGTGCACGTGCCGTCGGCGGCGTCGGGATCGGCGGGTGGCGCCCTCGAGGACCTTGCAGGACTCGCCGCGCAGCGCGGCGTGCAGCTCGCGGTCCGGCCCCAGGACGGTCTGCGGGGGTGGGAGGAGCTCATCGCGCTGATGCGCCAGCTCGACGACCACGTGCGCCTCTGCCTGACGAGCGATGCGTGGCTGGCAGGTCTCATCGACCTCGACGCCTTCCCGACCGAGCTGGTCGGGGGAGTGCAGCTGTCCGGCATCCCGCTCTTCTCGCTGAACGCCGGTCCCGCGGCTCCCGCACCCGAGGCGGGGATCGTGCAGCTCGTCGCGTCGTTGGTGCACCGCGGGTACGTGGGTCCGCTCACGGTCGAGGCCGTGAACGACCTGGACGAGGGCCGCCACGCCGACCGCGGTGCAGCCGACGCCATGCGCCTGCTGCTCACGATCGAGGACCAGGCGCGCAAGCAGCTCACTGACGGCGCCGCGGGGGAGCCACGAGTCGCACGGTCGCTCTCCGAGGTCCCGGTCGCGCCCGAGCCGACCGGCTTCGCCTTCGTGGAGCTCGCGACGGACGAGGGCGGGTCGGGGCTGGCGGGCGCCGCCCTGCGCCAGCTCGGATTCGTCCCCGGCGGTCGTCACAGGACCAAGCCGGTCCAGCGGTGGACGCAAGGTGAGGCGTCGGTGCTCGTCACGACCGAGCGGGGTCGGTCCCCGCGCGGCTCGGTGGCGGTCGGGGCACTGGGCGTGGAGTCCCCTGACCCGGCGGGGGCGAGCCGCCGGGCGCGCCATCTGCGGGCGTACCCGCATCACCGCCAGCGTGCCGGTGACGAGGCCGACATACCGTTGTTCGCCTCGCCTGACGGCAGCAGCCTGCTCTTCTGCCGTCCCGCGGGCGAGGCGGGCTCGTGGGTGCACGACTTCACCGCCAACGTGCTGGAGGGGGCGATCCCGCCGGACACCGAGGGCCTGGGGGTCCTGGGTGTGGACCACGTGGCGCTCGTCGTGGACCGCGACCGCTTTGATGAGGCGGTGCTCTTCTACCGGAGCGTCGTGGGGCTGACGGCCGACGTCCTGGTCGAGCTGCCGTCTTCGAGCCGTGCCGCGCGGAGCCGTGCCCTGTGCACGGGTGACCGCTCTCTACGGCTCGTCCTCAACGCGCGCCGTACCGGGGCCGACGGGGACTCGCCCGCGCCGGAGCACGTCGCCTTCTCCTGTCGGGACGTGGTCGCGGCTGGGAAGGAGCTGCGGAGGCGGTCCGGCGGCTTCTTCCTGCGCGTGCCGGACAACTACTACGACGATCTCCTCGTACGCAGCTCGCTCGCACCGGATCGGGTCGAGGAGCTGCGGGACGCCGGAGTGCTCTTCGACGAGGACTCCACCGGGCAGTTCCTCCACCTCTTCACGCCGCTGGTCGGGGACCGCTTGTTCCTCGAGCTGGTGCAACGGCTCGACGGCTACGACGGGTACGGCGCGCCCAACACACCGATCCGGACTGCGGCGCATCGCGTCCGTGCGGGCTGA
- a CDS encoding ThuA domain-containing protein has translation MGNPGAGAGNGNGNPGGNGKGLGGQPATAERIYTDEISDYGVCRGTDPVCYNDWGQGWAEGKTKRVLIWSRTAGPRHAHLGTALGPGLNPPLAANNVAQRAMVDWLAERGIQADYTEDLSRFSLNNYQAVIFLSSNRDTMDDTAQTTLKQFIRRGGGFVGIHNAFGAEYSYPWYEGLLGGANFYDHGPHRDGTIETVNGADVSTEFLPEEWQYRDEWYNLVPYPSYVNVLLEVDEETSVTNRATGHPGHAALGEAHPVSWCHYYDGGRSWLTTLGHDPANFTDAEFEGGDFFKEHVLAGVESAMGITPFCES, from the coding sequence ATGGGAAACCCTGGGGCAGGCGCCGGCAACGGCAACGGCAACCCGGGAGGCAACGGCAAGGGCCTCGGCGGCCAGCCCGCCACCGCGGAGCGCATCTACACCGACGAGATCAGCGACTACGGCGTCTGCCGCGGCACCGACCCGGTCTGCTACAACGACTGGGGTCAGGGCTGGGCCGAGGGCAAGACGAAGCGGGTGCTCATCTGGAGCCGGACCGCCGGCCCTCGCCACGCCCACCTCGGCACGGCCCTCGGCCCGGGGCTCAACCCGCCGCTCGCCGCCAACAACGTCGCCCAGCGGGCGATGGTGGACTGGCTCGCGGAGCGGGGCATCCAGGCGGACTACACGGAGGACCTCAGCCGGTTCAGCCTCAACAACTACCAGGCGGTGATCTTCCTCAGCTCCAACCGCGACACCATGGACGACACCGCGCAGACCACGCTCAAGCAGTTCATCCGACGCGGTGGCGGCTTCGTCGGCATCCACAACGCCTTCGGCGCCGAGTACAGCTATCCCTGGTACGAGGGTCTGCTCGGCGGCGCCAACTTCTACGACCACGGTCCTCACCGTGACGGGACGATCGAGACCGTCAACGGGGCGGACGTGTCCACGGAGTTCCTGCCGGAGGAGTGGCAATACCGTGACGAGTGGTACAACCTCGTGCCGTACCCGAGCTACGTGAACGTCCTGCTCGAGGTGGACGAGGAGACCAGTGTCACCAACCGTGCCACCGGCCATCCCGGTCACGCGGCACTGGGTGAGGCACACCCCGTCAGCTGGTGCCACTACTACGACGGCGGGCGCTCGTGGCTCACCACGCTGGGCCACGACCCGGCCAACTTCACCGACGCGGAGTTCGAGGGCGGCGACTTCTTCAAGGAGCACGTCCTCGCCGGCGTGGAGAGCGCGATGGGCATCACGCCCTTCTGCGAGTCCTGA
- a CDS encoding citryl-CoA lyase — translation MTRETGGAAPPLPSEDRVTAWWRTGVTRIAPGVVEHRGVPVQELIGAVSFVEMIWLMVRGERPSPEEAALLEAALVASTDHGPQAPSIAIARMAATCGVGLNSAMASGVNVLGDVHGGAGEQCMEVYSECLRLVDEEGADWQEAGVRAVAAAKQRSRYVPGFGHRFHPRDPRRDPLLHRVADAATAGTVPGRHLRAALAVEAALERPGRPPVPMNIDGATAVVYGELGFPPALARGLFVLSRSVGILAHAWEESGSGRRNKGPMPPTLLPPYDGPGATRSA, via the coding sequence GTGACCCGCGAGACCGGCGGCGCGGCACCGCCGCTGCCGAGCGAGGACCGGGTCACCGCCTGGTGGCGCACCGGGGTGACGCGCATCGCACCAGGAGTCGTCGAGCACCGTGGTGTACCGGTGCAGGAGCTCATCGGAGCCGTCTCGTTCGTCGAGATGATCTGGTTGATGGTGCGCGGGGAGCGGCCGTCACCGGAGGAGGCCGCTCTGCTGGAGGCCGCTCTCGTGGCCTCGACCGACCACGGGCCGCAGGCGCCGTCCATCGCCATCGCCCGGATGGCGGCGACGTGCGGGGTCGGCCTCAACAGCGCCATGGCCTCCGGCGTCAACGTCCTCGGCGACGTCCACGGCGGCGCGGGCGAGCAGTGCATGGAGGTCTACTCCGAGTGCCTCCGTCTGGTGGACGAGGAGGGCGCGGACTGGCAGGAGGCCGGCGTCCGCGCCGTGGCGGCCGCGAAGCAGCGCAGCCGGTACGTCCCCGGCTTCGGGCACCGGTTCCACCCCCGGGACCCTCGACGCGACCCCCTCCTCCATCGTGTCGCCGACGCCGCCACGGCCGGCACGGTGCCGGGCCGGCACCTCCGTGCCGCGTTGGCGGTGGAGGCCGCGCTGGAGCGGCCGGGCCGCCCGCCCGTGCCGATGAACATCGACGGGGCCACGGCCGTCGTCTACGGGGAGCTCGGCTTCCCTCCCGCGCTCGCGCGAGGTCTCTTCGTGCTGAGCCGCAGCGTCGGCATCCTGGCGCACGCGTGGGAGGAGAGCGGATCGGGCAGGCGCAACAAGGGGCCGATGCCTCCGACGCTGCTGCCGCCCTACGACGGCCCTGGCGCCACGCGCTCCGCCTGA
- a CDS encoding CaiB/BaiF CoA transferase family protein, with translation MSADHDRAWGDGVAPRSGLLAGVRVLDLTNVLAGPYCTYQLLLLGADVTKVEVPGRGDLARQLGPDPELNRRGLGASFLAQNAGKRSVEVDLKDPAGRERFELLLDGADVLVENFRPGVMGRLGYPWETLRARNPRLVYCAISGFGQSGPMSQRPAYDQIVQGLSGMMSITGTVDTAPLRVGFPICDTVGGLVAAMAINAALVSRERTGKGAHLDVSMLEASLSAMGWAVSNYLVSGIEPSPMGDQNATAAPSGTFVAADGPLNIAANRQEQFEVLCRLVGRQDLCDDARFSDRESRKVHRAELNAELNRALQTRSAGEWEELLSTHGVPAARVLTVRQAVDLDQLQHRDFFTDLPFPDDSDRTVRVAGSGVRVDGRATAPPRRAPRLGEHNEELSVRGPAAAMEA, from the coding sequence GTGAGCGCGGACCACGATCGCGCGTGGGGGGACGGCGTTGCACCGCGGAGCGGTCTGCTCGCCGGCGTCCGCGTGCTCGACCTGACGAACGTCCTCGCCGGCCCGTACTGCACGTACCAGCTGCTACTGCTCGGCGCGGACGTGACGAAGGTGGAGGTCCCCGGGCGCGGCGACCTCGCCCGACAGCTCGGCCCCGACCCCGAGCTCAACCGGCGCGGCCTCGGCGCCTCCTTCCTCGCCCAGAACGCAGGCAAGCGGTCGGTGGAGGTGGACCTCAAGGACCCCGCGGGACGGGAGCGGTTCGAGCTGCTCCTCGACGGCGCCGACGTCCTCGTCGAGAACTTCCGGCCCGGCGTCATGGGCAGGCTCGGCTACCCGTGGGAGACGCTCCGGGCGCGGAACCCGCGCCTGGTCTACTGCGCCATCTCCGGCTTCGGCCAGTCCGGACCGATGAGCCAACGACCGGCCTACGACCAGATCGTTCAGGGGCTGTCGGGGATGATGAGCATCACCGGGACCGTCGACACCGCCCCCCTGCGAGTCGGGTTCCCCATCTGCGACACGGTCGGGGGTCTGGTCGCGGCCATGGCCATCAACGCGGCCCTGGTGTCGCGGGAGCGCACCGGCAAGGGGGCGCACCTGGACGTCTCCATGCTCGAGGCGTCCCTGTCGGCGATGGGGTGGGCCGTGTCGAACTACCTGGTGAGCGGCATCGAGCCATCGCCCATGGGCGACCAGAACGCGACCGCCGCGCCGTCCGGGACCTTCGTGGCTGCAGACGGGCCACTGAACATCGCCGCCAACCGGCAGGAGCAGTTCGAGGTGCTCTGCCGGCTGGTCGGACGGCAGGACCTCTGTGACGACGCGCGCTTCTCCGACCGGGAGTCCCGCAAGGTGCACCGCGCGGAGCTCAATGCCGAGCTCAACCGGGCTCTGCAGACCCGCAGCGCCGGCGAGTGGGAGGAGCTGCTGTCCACTCACGGCGTCCCGGCGGCACGCGTCCTGACGGTCCGGCAGGCGGTTGATCTCGACCAGCTGCAGCACCGCGACTTCTTCACCGACCTGCCGTTCCCCGACGACAGCGATCGGACGGTCCGCGTCGCGGGCTCCGGCGTGAGGGTCGACGGTCGCGCGACGGCACCGCCCAGGCGGGCCCCACGGCTGGGCGAGCACAACGAGGAGCTCTCGGTTCGCGGACCGGCCGCGGCGATGGAGGCGTGA
- a CDS encoding IclR family transcriptional regulator — MPKQHATAVAASPVPDASPSTSQDGAGGVRSVQRALDILGLLTEDRPQITIREIVDATGLAKTTVIRLTQTLVQCGLLWATSSGYTAGPGLWRWAHLARNAWELPPESRRRMREMADQQQETVNLYVRRDVHRVCIAQEESPRALRHVVRVGDELPLWGGASAKVLLRDAAPDLLERVVATAPAGSAGLDAASLGAAVAQVAAAGYAVSHGERESGVSAVAVPLLQGDGTVVGALSLSGATARFTPERVEQFVTALRAAADAMTGRGTALTAGGAG; from the coding sequence ATGCCCAAGCAGCACGCCACCGCAGTGGCGGCCAGCCCGGTCCCCGACGCCTCGCCGAGCACCTCGCAGGACGGCGCCGGCGGCGTCCGCAGCGTGCAGCGCGCCCTGGACATCCTCGGGCTGCTGACGGAGGACCGTCCGCAGATCACGATCCGGGAGATCGTCGACGCGACGGGCCTGGCGAAGACCACGGTCATCCGCCTCACGCAGACGCTCGTGCAGTGCGGGCTGCTCTGGGCCACTAGCTCCGGCTACACCGCCGGACCAGGACTCTGGCGGTGGGCGCACCTGGCTCGCAACGCGTGGGAGCTGCCGCCGGAGTCCCGCCGAAGGATGCGCGAGATGGCCGACCAGCAGCAGGAGACGGTCAACCTGTACGTGCGCCGCGACGTCCACCGCGTGTGCATCGCGCAGGAGGAGAGCCCGCGGGCGCTCAGGCACGTCGTGCGCGTCGGCGACGAGCTGCCGCTGTGGGGAGGCGCCTCGGCCAAGGTCCTGCTGCGCGATGCGGCACCGGACCTCCTAGAGCGGGTCGTCGCCACGGCACCGGCAGGGTCGGCCGGGCTCGACGCCGCATCGCTGGGCGCGGCGGTGGCGCAGGTGGCTGCCGCGGGCTACGCGGTCAGCCACGGCGAGCGCGAGTCCGGCGTCTCGGCGGTGGCCGTTCCCCTGCTGCAGGGCGACGGCACGGTCGTCGGGGCCCTCTCGCTGAGCGGCGCGACGGCCAGGTTCACGCCCGAGCGTGTCGAGCAGTTCGTGACCGCGCTCCGCGCAGCAGCCGACGCGATGACCGGACGAGGGACGGCGCTCACCGCCGGAGGCGCCGGGTGA
- a CDS encoding aldehyde dehydrogenase family protein — protein MVSRSEAQSPADVEDVLCLVAGSWSTGEWVERTSPCAGRVVSRTAQADPRAARTALAYAAEGASVVAAMSPAARAGVLDRAAGLLLRDRDEVARLLALELGKPVKDGRGEVLRAADTLSVAAAEARRIGGEVLPTAGWERGVGTTAMTYRAPVGVVLVITPFNAPVNLLAHKLAASFAAGNTTIVKPPPQAPASSTALVRVLLEAGMPVEAVQVLHGGAEVAELLTGAPEVAAISFTGSAATGHAVARSGAGKRLVLELGGNAATIVCEDADVAAAATMTARTGYSNSGQSCISVQRVYVHRSLVADFSRLLADEVDRLVVGDPLEETTDVGSMVDEAAASRVQAWAHEAQQGGATLLRGGGRDGATLHPTVVVDPPPGATIVREEVFGAAVVVLPYDDFDAVIDECNRSRYGLQAGLFTRDLHRVMTAWRRLEVGAVVVGGTSNFRLDHVPFGGVKDSGIGRESPRWMVDDYTHVKTLLLRDLSLWGTGTAPVTTVPAVPADAAPQEDNE, from the coding sequence ATGGTGTCGAGGTCGGAAGCCCAGTCCCCCGCTGATGTCGAGGACGTCCTGTGCCTCGTGGCGGGCAGCTGGTCCACGGGGGAGTGGGTCGAGCGCACAAGCCCGTGCGCAGGTCGTGTCGTGAGCCGTACCGCGCAGGCCGACCCGCGGGCTGCCCGGACGGCGCTCGCGTACGCGGCCGAGGGGGCCTCGGTCGTCGCCGCCATGTCGCCGGCGGCACGGGCCGGTGTCCTGGACCGTGCTGCGGGGCTGCTGCTCCGAGACCGCGACGAGGTGGCCCGACTGCTGGCGCTCGAGCTCGGCAAGCCCGTCAAGGACGGTCGTGGCGAGGTGCTCCGCGCCGCCGACACGCTCTCGGTGGCGGCTGCCGAGGCACGGCGGATCGGTGGCGAGGTCCTGCCCACTGCCGGGTGGGAGCGGGGCGTGGGCACGACAGCCATGACCTACCGCGCACCTGTCGGTGTCGTCCTCGTCATCACGCCCTTCAACGCGCCGGTCAACCTGCTCGCGCACAAGCTGGCCGCTTCGTTCGCGGCCGGCAACACGACCATCGTGAAGCCTCCGCCGCAGGCTCCTGCCTCGTCGACCGCACTGGTGCGCGTCCTGCTGGAGGCCGGCATGCCGGTGGAGGCCGTTCAGGTGCTGCACGGAGGAGCGGAGGTCGCGGAGCTGCTGACGGGTGCACCCGAGGTGGCGGCCATCAGCTTCACCGGCAGCGCCGCGACCGGGCACGCCGTCGCCCGCAGCGGCGCGGGCAAGCGCCTCGTGCTGGAGCTGGGCGGGAACGCCGCGACGATCGTCTGCGAGGACGCCGACGTCGCGGCGGCCGCGACGATGACCGCCCGGACCGGCTACAGCAACTCGGGCCAGAGCTGCATCTCGGTGCAGCGCGTCTACGTCCATCGCTCCCTCGTGGCGGACTTCAGCAGGCTACTCGCCGACGAGGTGGACCGGCTCGTCGTGGGCGACCCCCTGGAGGAGACCACGGACGTGGGCAGCATGGTGGACGAGGCCGCCGCCAGCCGGGTTCAGGCCTGGGCCCACGAGGCGCAGCAGGGCGGTGCGACGTTGCTCCGCGGCGGGGGGCGCGACGGCGCGACCCTGCACCCGACCGTCGTGGTCGACCCGCCGCCCGGCGCCACCATCGTGCGTGAGGAGGTGTTCGGCGCGGCGGTCGTGGTTCTCCCCTACGACGACTTCGACGCCGTCATCGACGAGTGCAACCGGAGCAGGTACGGCCTCCAGGCCGGCTTGTTCACCCGGGACCTCCATCGCGTCATGACGGCGTGGCGGCGGCTCGAGGTCGGCGCCGTCGTGGTGGGCGGCACCTCGAACTTCCGGCTCGACCACGTGCCCTTCGGTGGGGTCAAGGACTCCGGCATCGGGCGGGAGTCCCCGCGGTGGATGGTCGACGACTACACGCACGTGAAGACCCTGCTGCTGCGCGACCTCTCGCTGTGGGGCACCGGCACAGCGCCCGTGACCACCGTTCCCGCAGTCCCCGCAGACGCCGCCCCCCAGGAGGACAACGAATGA
- a CDS encoding thiamine pyrophosphate-binding protein, with product MTLDLTDSAGREEIAADHTPLPAGSTGADVVVRQLEAMGVEYVFGLCGHSNIALLDALGKSSIDFVVFRHEQTAAHAADGYARASGKPGVVLVHVGPGMTNAITGVLTAALDSVPLVVIGGDIPSYYRGRHPHQEINLHADADQVAVYRPFVKRAWDVSRVEDLPRFLERAFWTAQNGRPGATLLNVPMDMFSRPLDLEAADRYPLPVAAPAPDLSPEAADQVAAELEAAERPLLYVGGGLREPGSRSALLRIAERLDIPIVHSLMAKGTVPDEHPLALGMPGFWGLELTNSYSRQADVVLALATRFAETDASSWEPEHTWRMPPTRLLHVDIDPAEIGRNYPVALGMVADVGKAVLAIDAALERRGTAPVRRPALREEIAAARRGVFAETRERGASDAFPLRPERILRDLLESLPSDAVLVTDVGWNKNGVAQRYELPAEGRFITPGGASTMGFGPAGALGVQVAWPDRTVVALIGDGGMSAQLAALPTAVERGLPVLFVVMNNAAHGTIADLQAGSYGRSYGCEFLDRDGNPYSPDFAALGRACGLDGYDVPDAASLRDVLQQAVGRRRPAVIDVPMVNEPVPTPGHWNIKDIYKGAFD from the coding sequence ATGACGCTCGACCTCACCGACAGCGCCGGCCGCGAGGAGATCGCCGCCGACCACACCCCCCTGCCGGCGGGCAGCACCGGCGCGGACGTTGTGGTCCGTCAGCTGGAGGCGATGGGCGTCGAGTACGTCTTCGGGCTCTGCGGGCACTCCAACATCGCGCTGCTGGACGCGCTCGGCAAGAGCTCCATCGACTTCGTCGTCTTCCGGCACGAGCAGACCGCGGCCCACGCCGCCGACGGGTACGCCAGGGCCAGCGGCAAGCCGGGCGTGGTGCTGGTCCACGTCGGTCCCGGCATGACCAACGCGATCACCGGCGTGCTCACCGCGGCCCTCGACTCCGTGCCCCTCGTGGTCATCGGCGGTGACATCCCCTCGTACTACCGCGGCCGTCATCCCCACCAGGAGATCAACCTGCACGCCGACGCGGACCAGGTGGCGGTGTACCGGCCCTTCGTCAAGCGCGCCTGGGACGTGAGCCGGGTTGAGGACCTACCGCGCTTCCTGGAGCGTGCGTTCTGGACAGCGCAGAACGGGCGGCCCGGGGCCACGCTGCTCAACGTCCCGATGGACATGTTCTCCCGCCCGCTCGACCTCGAGGCCGCGGACCGGTACCCGCTCCCGGTGGCCGCGCCGGCGCCGGACCTGTCGCCGGAGGCCGCCGACCAGGTCGCCGCCGAGCTCGAGGCGGCGGAGCGCCCGCTCCTGTACGTCGGGGGCGGCCTGCGGGAGCCGGGGTCACGCTCTGCGCTCCTGCGCATCGCCGAGCGGCTCGACATCCCCATCGTGCACTCCCTGATGGCCAAGGGCACCGTGCCCGACGAGCACCCTCTCGCGCTGGGCATGCCCGGCTTCTGGGGCCTGGAGCTCACCAACTCCTACTCGCGTCAGGCGGACGTCGTGCTCGCGCTGGCCACTCGCTTCGCCGAGACCGACGCGAGCTCGTGGGAGCCGGAGCACACCTGGCGGATGCCGCCGACGCGCTTGCTGCACGTCGACATCGACCCAGCCGAGATCGGGCGCAACTACCCCGTCGCGCTCGGCATGGTGGCCGACGTCGGCAAGGCGGTGCTGGCGATCGACGCCGCCTTGGAGCGGCGCGGGACGGCGCCGGTGCGGCGTCCGGCGTTGCGGGAGGAGATCGCGGCCGCCCGGCGCGGCGTCTTCGCCGAGACCCGTGAACGGGGGGCGAGCGACGCCTTCCCGTTGCGACCCGAACGCATCCTCCGTGACCTGCTCGAGTCGCTGCCGTCGGACGCGGTGCTCGTCACCGACGTGGGGTGGAACAAGAACGGTGTCGCCCAGCGCTACGAGCTGCCCGCGGAGGGTCGGTTCATCACGCCAGGGGGTGCCTCGACGATGGGCTTCGGACCCGCCGGTGCGCTCGGTGTGCAGGTGGCGTGGCCCGACAGGACGGTCGTCGCCCTGATCGGCGACGGGGGGATGAGCGCGCAGCTGGCGGCTCTGCCCACCGCAGTCGAGCGCGGCCTTCCCGTCCTGTTCGTCGTCATGAACAACGCGGCGCACGGCACGATCGCGGACCTTCAGGCCGGGAGCTACGGGCGTAGCTACGGGTGCGAGTTCCTCGACCGGGACGGCAACCCCTACAGCCCCGACTTCGCGGCACTGGGACGCGCGTGCGGTCTCGACGGGTACGACGTGCCGGATGCGGCCTCGCTGCGCGACGTACTGCAGCAGGCCGTCGGTCGCCGGCGGCCGGCGGTCATCGACGTGCCCATGGTCAACGAGCCGGTCCCGACACCAGGTCACTGGAACATCAAGGACATCTACAAGGGCGCATTCGACTGA
- a CDS encoding cupin domain-containing protein, translated as MLHVIKPFEDADPAWLGLDTDGQRRKVFKVLNEDLRDSEFLTAGLTIFEPGEASSLHHHPDSEEINFIVKGSGVVVGESGEETPFGPHTFMYIPKGEKHQHINTGTEPLWLVFVYGPHGQLPVT; from the coding sequence GTGCTGCATGTCATCAAGCCGTTCGAGGACGCGGACCCCGCGTGGCTGGGTCTGGACACGGACGGGCAGAGGCGAAAGGTCTTCAAGGTCCTCAACGAGGACCTGCGCGACTCGGAGTTCCTCACCGCGGGCCTCACGATCTTCGAGCCGGGGGAGGCCAGCTCCCTCCACCACCACCCGGACTCCGAGGAGATCAACTTCATCGTGAAGGGCTCGGGCGTCGTCGTCGGTGAGTCCGGCGAGGAGACCCCCTTCGGTCCGCACACCTTCATGTACATCCCCAAGGGCGAGAAGCACCAGCACATCAACACCGGCACGGAGCCGCTGTGGCTCGTCTTCGTCTACGGGCCTCACGGCCAGCTCCCCGTCACCTGA
- a CDS encoding DctP family TRAP transporter solute-binding subunit — protein MSIRPHRRTRALLSLSVVALLALAACGDDGGDTSPEDGATDAGGAATTDAGATDGATEGGADEGAGGDEEPVELSFANSYPDTHPHNECGAFVVRDTLGEGDSGISIEVFSNSQLGPDAERFTSVASGDIDIDIQGSSAISASFPEIGALDAAYAFEGPDALFEFVDSPAFEDLQERMLEATGVRVLDVWYFGMRHFTANQPIRTSEDFSGLRMRFPDSPQYLANAEALGATAVPVAFEEVYLALQQGTIDGQENPIPTIRDLNLPEVQSHVSLTGHQVGSVLAIVSEDTWQSLSQGQQEALQAAISETRDGDRQCVEDAEAELVQQWQDEGTMEVVEDVDREAFAQQAEEYFMENYSGDQLALYEQIREIANQ, from the coding sequence ATGTCCATCCGTCCGCACCGCCGCACCCGAGCCCTGCTCTCCCTGTCCGTCGTCGCCCTGCTGGCCCTCGCCGCCTGCGGGGACGACGGCGGCGACACCAGCCCCGAGGACGGCGCCACCGACGCGGGTGGTGCCGCCACGACCGACGCAGGCGCCACCGACGGTGCCACCGAGGGCGGCGCAGACGAGGGCGCCGGCGGGGACGAGGAGCCCGTGGAGCTGTCGTTCGCGAACAGCTATCCCGACACGCACCCCCACAACGAGTGCGGCGCCTTCGTCGTCCGCGACACGCTCGGCGAGGGTGACTCGGGCATCAGCATCGAGGTCTTCTCCAACAGCCAGCTCGGCCCGGACGCGGAGCGGTTCACGTCCGTGGCCTCGGGCGACATCGACATCGACATCCAGGGCAGCTCGGCCATCTCGGCGAGCTTCCCGGAGATCGGCGCCCTCGACGCCGCCTACGCCTTCGAGGGGCCGGACGCGCTCTTCGAGTTCGTCGACAGCCCCGCCTTCGAGGACCTGCAGGAGCGGATGCTCGAGGCGACGGGCGTCCGGGTGCTCGACGTCTGGTACTTCGGCATGCGCCACTTCACGGCCAACCAGCCGATCCGCACCTCGGAGGACTTCTCCGGTCTGCGGATGCGCTTCCCCGACAGCCCCCAGTACCTCGCGAACGCGGAGGCGCTCGGCGCCACGGCCGTGCCGGTGGCGTTCGAGGAGGTGTACCTGGCTCTGCAGCAGGGGACGATCGACGGGCAGGAGAACCCCATCCCGACGATCCGCGACCTCAACCTCCCCGAGGTGCAGAGCCACGTCAGCCTGACCGGTCACCAGGTCGGGTCCGTGCTCGCGATCGTGTCCGAGGACACGTGGCAGAGCCTCAGCCAGGGGCAGCAGGAGGCCCTGCAGGCCGCGATCAGCGAGACGCGCGACGGTGACCGGCAGTGCGTCGAGGACGCCGAGGCCGAGCTCGTCCAGCAGTGGCAGGACGAGGGGACCATGGAGGTCGTCGAGGACGTCGACCGTGAGGCCTTCGCCCAGCAGGCGGAGGAGTACTTCATGGAGAACTACTCCGGCGACCAGCTCGCGCTCTACGAGCAGATCCGCGAGATCGCCAACCAGTGA